In a single window of the Raphanus sativus cultivar WK10039 unplaced genomic scaffold, ASM80110v3 Scaffold0075, whole genome shotgun sequence genome:
- the LOC130501000 gene encoding uncharacterized protein LOC130501000, which translates to MDESPNRDEPVRDPAEPPLPIPEMMFAAGDEPVGVRVLTYQSSTAINHILDSLEEDEIQRLRLSPFGKIVDIAEKPGFSGRFARYMLSRQLKVEKKYEAWFRFAGKPIKFSLREFAIVTGLHCGEYPKKTKVKSKSKMKEKPYWAELFGNREEIRVSTALKMLRKKTITDSDIRIKVACLAIVSSVLLSTNLKMKMMKEHAEATKDLDQFFSYPWGRLAFEMLMGSIKQRDEVAFSNDTIALKGFALALQLVMVEAVPSLTEVVLETCASSDSDSSDDGDDIVKKRNKQKTLSPGHARKEDKKTDVLVRSIIPDDPDRPIDNVILVWADEVCDVKVDILLKLLAEGYSFTATMFKGGATKLDVERLRDIAKEVGKKKRKNNPVTHKETDDDNRIAGIVMSILKTELQRVDANVAKAVSVAEKTAVQVDSLETTIMVSVNNQLQTFKDDIMRSSMDGEANPNLRTQKPGGNLNTEVNEEENGDNSQPNGDRRSTSVLEGSHGRVANSTSRLNNNDQGFEADFLSANSHTKESSMVSSRAEVNGANVSRKIIGELSEGSHNVHYGSDNIETNFGGSKTVAPSPSLPVATEEITTTAILQAPSPYPSLPVATEDMIDTVPEHREEEATDDPSHPPLSPKSKRSKVVPGEHVQEIESGDDTLARAREADPFFTAYSCPDLVMSKYTKLVGKLSNNFVINVAGLAVTSKDITGIVELSRSLPARIIDILVRFVRTTYNSAPNCSRERSPNFLDTRYVVLLLKHYPKFERSRSQESYNFPKDLVHYLGQDEPTMAPFTHHYFPFDLGNKDWVVVCFDLKAWKLTVLECNMGLRSDEELAKQLQPFRDMIPPLLRRTGVLSTTASYPAVVIERPNVVRHNSNRSHSALTSILLMQTHARFGIEICRSITPTTLKEEAQRLVVMLYELHEKL; encoded by the exons ATGGACGAATCTCCCAACCGCGATGAACCAGTTCGCGATCCTGCGGAACCTCCCCTTCCCATTCCGGAGATGATGTTTGCGGCGGGCGATGAACCGGTAGGTGTCAGAGTTCTTACCTACCAATCCTCTACGGCTATCAATCACATACTAGATTCCCTGGAAGAAGATGAGATCCAGAGATTGCGCTTGTCTCCCTTTGGTAAGATTGTTGACATCGCGGAGAAACCGGGTTTCTCGGGTAGATTTGCTAGATACATGTTGTCTAGACAGTTGAAGGTGGAGAAAAAATATGAGGCTTGGTTTCGGTTTGCGGGGAAACCGATAAAATTTTCTCTTCGCGAGTTCGCGATTGTAACCGGTCTCCACTGCGGTGAATACCCGAAGAAGACGAAGGTGAAGTCAAAGTCGAAGATGAAGGAGAAACCTTATTGGGCCGAGCTATTTGGGAACAGAGAGGAGATTCGGGTTTCGACGGCCCTAAAGATGCTAAGGAAAAAAACGATAACCGATTCAGACATAAGGATTAAGGTGGCTTGTCTCGCGATAGTCTCTTCGGTCCTCCTCTCCACAAACCTCaaaatgaagatgatgaaagaaCATGCTGAGGCAACAAAAGATCTCGACCAGTTCTTTTCGTATCCGTGGGGTCGCCTAGCTTTTGAAATGCTTATGGGTAGTATAAAGCAAAGAGACGAGGTCGCCTTCTCCAATGATACAATAGCACTGAAAGGGTTTGCATTGGCACTACAACTGGTTATGGTAGAGGCTGTACCATCTCTAACCGAAGTTGTCTTGGAGACTTGTGCATCTTCTGATTCCGATAGCAGCGACGATGGAGATGATATCGTGAAGAAGAGGAACAAACAAAAGACACTGAGCCCCGGGCATGCTCGCAAAGAGGACAAAAAAACTGAT GTTTTGGTTAGAAGCATTATCCCTGATGATCCGGATAGACCAATAGATAACGTTATACTTGTATGGGCAGACGAGGTGTGCGACGTTAAAGTAGATATTCTTCTGAAGCTTCTAGCAGAAGGTTACTCTTTCACGGCTACGATGTTCAAAGGTGGCGCTACCAAACTTGACGTTGAGAGATTGCGTGACATAGCAAAGGAGGTGGGTAAGAAGAAGCGGAAAAATAACCCGGTTACACACAAGGAAACGGACGACGACAACCGTATTGCAGGCATTGTGATGTCTATTCTCAAAACGGAGCTCCAAAGAGTTGATGCGAATGTGGCCAAAGCTGTATCAGTTGCCGAAAAAACGGCTGTTCAAGTGGACTCCTTGGAGACCACTATCATGGTTTCAGTCAATAATCAGCTTCAAACCTTCAAGGATGATATCATGCGGTCTTCCATGGACGGTGAGGCCAACCCAAACCTCAGAACACAGAAACCTGGGGGGAACCTAAACACTGAGGTAAATGAGGAAGAAAATGGTGACAACAGTCAACCCAATGGCGACAGAAGATCAACATCAGTGTTGGAG GGGTCTCATGGGAGGGTAGCTAATTCTACTTCACGCTTGAATAACAATGATCAGGGCTTCGAGGCTGACTTCTTATCAGCCAATAGCCACACCAAAGAATCTTCTATGGTCTCG TCAAGAGCAGAGGTGAATGGGGCCAATGTTTCACGTAAGATCATTGGAGAGCTGTCAGAAGGATCTCATAATGTCCACTATGGTTCAGACAATATTGAGACTAACTTTGGTGGCTCGAAAACTGTG GCTCCATCTCCATCGCTTCCGGTAGCCACAGAAGAAATCACAACAACCGCCATTTTACAGGCTCCATCTCCATATCCATCGCTTCCGGTAGCCACAGAAGATATGATTGACACAGTTCCAGAACATAgggaagaagaagcaacagaCGACCCGTCACATCCTCCACTAAGTCCTAAAAGCAAACGCAGTAAGGTGGTTCCAGGTGAACATGTACAAGAGATTGAAAGTGGGGATGATACACTTGCCCGAGCTCGTGAAGCCGACCCTTTTTTTACTGCATACTCCTGCCCTGATTTGGTAATGTCCAAATACACAAAGCTCGTTGGTAAACTAAGCAACAACTT TGTTATAAATGTTGCCGGGCTGGCAGTAACTTCCAAGGACATCACGGGAATCGTAGAACTCAGCCGTTCCTTACCAGCTAGG ATTATTGATATCTTGGTGAGGTTTGTACGGACCACATACAACAGTGCACCGAATTGTAGCCGTGAGAGAAGTCCCAACTTTCTTGACACCAGAtatgttgtgttgttgttgAAGCATTATCCAAAGTTTGAGCGTTCAAGATCACAAGAGTCATATAATTTTCCCAAAGATCTTGTTCACTATCTTGGTCAGGACGAGCCGACAATGGCACCTTTCACTCATCACTACTTTCCGTTTGATCTAGGGAACAAAGACTGGGTTGTTGTGTGTTTCGACCTGAAAGCGTGGAAGTTAACTGTTCTTGAGTGCAATATGGGGCTCCGGTCTGATGAAGAATTGGCGAAACAACTCCAACCCTTCAGAGATATGATCCCCCCACTTTTGAGGCGTACCGGAGTGCTCTCCACTACTGCTTCTTATCCTGCTGTTGTGATAGAGAGGCCTAATGTGGTGCGTCATAACAGCAACCGCTCACACTCTGCCCTAACATCCATATTGCTCATGCAAACGCATGCAAGGTTTGGGATTGAAATCTGCAGGTCTATCACTCCTACTACTCTCAAGGAAGAAGCGCAAAGACTTGTGGTGATGTTGTATGAACTACATGAGAAGCTGTAG
- the LOC130500998 gene encoding uncharacterized protein LOC130500998 — translation MVSSRIVDYHEDLVEEPEVELPQMVFADGEEPVGVRVLTYQSSRAINTILNALNEAEIQYLRESSFGKLIEIAEKPAFSGRFARYLLSRQLKVEKKHEAWFRFAGNPIRFSLREFAIVTGLPCGEIPKKQKMKKKNINEKPYWPELFGSMEEMRVSQAVKMLRKKTVTDPDIRMKLACLAIVSSVLLSTNLKMKMLKEYAELLGDIEEFLSFPWGRIAFDMLMTSIKKRDEISLSQDTIALKGFALALQLVIVEAVPALTEVVQDACSSSESESDDDEIESPVSKARRKTLNPAHAREVDRKSEVNIIFN, via the coding sequence ATGGTTTCTTCGAGAATAGTCGATTACCATGAAGATCTCGTGGAAGAACCCGAAGTTGAGTTACCTCAGATGGTTTTTGCGGATGGCGAGGAACCAGTCGGCGTCAGAGTGCTTACTTACCAGTCTTCTCGAGCAATAAACACCATACTTAATGCTCTCAACGAAGCTGAGATCCAGTACCTGAGAGAGTCGTCGTTTGGTAAACTCATCGAGATAGCCGAAAAACCTGCATTTTCTGGTAGATTTGCTAGATATCTACTATCTCGACAGTTGAAGGTCGAAAAAAAACACGAAGCTTGGTTTCGGTTTGCCGGAAATCCTATTAGGTTTTCATTGAGGGAGTTTGCCATAGTCACTGGGCTTCCTTGCGGTGAAATCCCCAAAaagcagaagatgaagaagaagaatatcaACGAGAAACCTTATTGGCCCGAACTATTTGGGAGTATGGAAGAAATGCGAGTATCTCAGGCTGTGAAGATGCTACGAAAAAAAACGGTTACAGATCCAGATATCCGGATGAAATTGGCATGCCTTGCAATAGTTTCATCTGTGTTGCTGTCAACAAATCTTAAGATGAAAATGCTAAAGGAGTACGCTGAGCTACTTGGAGACATAGAAGAGTTTTTGTCTTTTCCATGGGGTCGTATTGCATTCGATATGCTGATGACCAGTATCAAAAAAAGGGATGAGATATCCTTGTCTCAAGATACCATTGCGCTTAAAGGCTTTGCTCTAGCTCTCCAGCTTGTAATTGTTGAAGCTGTCCCTGCTTTGACAGAAGTGGTTCAGGATGCGTGTTCTTCTTCCGAATCggaaagtgatgatgatgaaataGAGTCCCCTGTTAGCAAGGCAAGGAGGAAGACTTTGAATCCTGCCCACGCAAGGGAAGTAGACAGAAAATCGGAGGTAAACATCATATTTAACTGA